In Pseudoalteromonas sp. '520P1 No. 423', the sequence ATAAAAACTCTATTTTGCTCTAAGTTATATTTTATATGAAAAAACGGACCTTACGGTCCGTTTGGTATATTCGCAACTACATTTCTGCAATTGTTATAACAAGGATTAATTCATTGTCACTGTGATGCTTACACCTGAGTAATTACTTGTGGTACTTGCATCAATATAACGCCAACCTCTATGTGCTGTTACAGTAAAGCTTTCATTGTTACCTACTGTTGAAGACTCAGCTTGCGCATTTGCTGCTGTAGCCCAAGTGTCGGCATTAAAGTGAATATCAGCATCACCGTCTCCACCTGATGTTGATACTGTTAGTTGTGTATTGTCACTATCTATCCAAACATAAAATGAGCTTCTACCACCAGATATACACTGTGTTACACCTGAATGAAGTTGACCATAACTAATGGTTGCTGCGCCACAATGAGGTGCTGTATTAGTTGGATCTTCAGGGTACGGATCAGAATTATCACCCATTCCATCACCATCCGTATCTACCCACTCAGTCGCATCTGTTGGGAAAGCATCTGAATTATCACCATATCCATCACCATCAGTATCTAACCATTCGGCTGGGTCATTTACAAATGCATCTGAATTATCGCCATAGCCATCACCATCAGTATCAGTCCACTCATTTGGATCATTTGGGAATGCGTCTTGAGAATCTATTACGCCATCACCATCAGAATCTTTAGGTGTCGTTCCACCAGTTAATTGATCTGTGATCTCATAAGTATTCACGGTGTCTTTTTCAGTCATAACAGCAACACCTAAACATTGTCCTGATGTATCTGTAATTGCTGCACGACGTTTACCAAACCATTTCCAAGTGTTAGCGCTATCGTACGTATCACCTTGTTGTAGCGTAGTAAAACCAAAGCCTTCACTCAATTGTCCAGTTTCATTATCTACTCGGTAAACTCTTACTGGTGTACTGCTTGTATTTGTAAATGAGAAATCAGCTTCAAATGGCCCTGTTAAATGTTTCTCCATTAAATCACAGCTACCTATGGTATTTGCCGCAGGAATAACTTCTGGCTCGGCAGCATTTGCAACTATTAAATCATCAATTGTGAAGTTTGCGCTTAAATTATTTAGTACACCCACACTTAAACAGTTTAATCTCGTATCTGTCACTATAAAGCGACGATCGCCATACCAAATATCTGAAGTATAGCTTTCACCTTTAGCTAAAGTTCCGTAGCCATGATCAAATCCTGT encodes:
- a CDS encoding PPC domain-containing protein; protein product: TIEADLVKDVISEEIPDQDELGSCALAQPHMILDQSHAFTITNTSDKSIRLFRVDNATGKPKYESAATGFDHGYGTLAKGESYTSDIWYGDRRFIVTDTRLNCLSVGVLNNLSANFTIDDLIVANAAEPEVIPAANTIGSCDLMEKHLTGPFEADFSFTNTSSTPVRVYRVDNETGQLSEGFGFTTLQQGDTYDSANTWKWFGKRRAAITDTSGQCLGVAVMTEKDTVNTYEITDQLTGGTTPKDSDGDGVIDSQDAFPNDPNEWTDTDGDGYGDNSDAFVNDPAEWLDTDGDGYGDNSDAFPTDATEWVDTDGDGMGDNSDPYPEDPTNTAPHCGAATISYGQLHSGVTQCISGGRSSFYVWIDSDNTQLTVSTSGGDGDADIHFNADTWATAANAQAESSTVGNNESFTVTAHRGWRYIDASTTSNYSGVSITVTMN